DNA from Musa acuminata AAA Group cultivar baxijiao chromosome BXJ1-5, Cavendish_Baxijiao_AAA, whole genome shotgun sequence:
CCTCATTCACAATCAAGGCAAATCTTAACCTAACCTATCCTCTCAGGTTCACTCAGGTTCAGGTTTATCCACATGAAATTTTCATATGATgccattttggaaaaaaaatgcaATATATACAAGAGCAGCAGTGTGTTACATGGCAACAGGAGTATGGAGCCAGTGTGATGATAGTAGCTAAActatacgagagagagagagagagagagagagagagagagagagagagatcacctACCAAGAGAACATCATGGATTTTGGTTGAGAATCCAACTTTTTTCATCAGAAAGGCAAATCATCCATGCAATAGATAAAATGTTATCATGTAGTAATCACAAAGTACTACTCACCAATAAAATTGGCTTCCACATCAACAGCAGCAAGCATCAGATAGTAGTACCAATTTATCtgtaaaaaaattcaagtgagATGTGAATTATTATTCCAATTCATCAATCAATAAAACTTATGGTAAGTGCCAAAGACCTTATGAGCTAGTAAATTATACACATGGAAAAATATGCTAAAGGAATTATTCTTTCGCTAATATTACAGGATAAAGTCATTATTCATAGCTCTCAGATGACTGGATAAAATATGCCTAGCATTCAGTCCAAAGGAATCCTGTGCACGTGAAAAGAGAATAATTCTCAGCGTGTATACAGTCAAATGCGATTGAAAAAGCTACATGCATATATAAAGTCCTTCACAGGGAAGAAGTATGTTAGCGAAGACCAATTATCTGTCGTTCTTCATCTTCTATCACAATCAAGTTCTAATTCTTCATTCAATCGTGATAAAGTATTCACTCCAAAGAATGACAACTAACAACTAATGTTCAAACACGCAAGGCCACCAAAGATAATCCCCTGAGCAATCTGTGAAGGCTAAAGAACAAATCTTTCGGACATTTCAAAGCAACCAGTAAAGAAGCGATGCCAGGGAGCGATCGCAGCACCTGGAGCGGCCGCTGCCGGCGGACGACAAAAACACCGTAAAACATTGCCAGCAGAAGGTAATTCAAGAACGACTGCGACGTCGGAGCATTGACACCTGCAACCCACCACGGCCCACTTCAAGAAACCATGTAAAACCCAGATTACATCCAAAAACCTCCCCCAAAAAATTTCCACCTTGCTATCTTTGCCAAAACCAATCAGGCGAGAAGAAGACAATAACATCCAAAACGCAGAAAAAGGAGGGAAAAGATCCCCAAAAACCTCACCTTTGTGTTATCTTTCTGCAGACCGAATCACCCAGAGAAAGACAATAACACCGTAAACAGAGAAAAGAAATTACCTCTTCTGGCGAGTTCGGAGGAGGAGAAGCCGGTGGAGGTGATGAGGAGAGACACGAACTGCCCCAGAAGCAATCCCATCAGAGACCTCTTCGTCCATATCTTCCTCCACTTCTCGCGAATCGAGCGTCTCAAGGGTTCGGAAGCAACGACGGACGGCATTTCACAAGGGACGGGCACCGCTGCCTCGATAAAGATTGGACTTTTGTCACTCTGTAGCTGACTGCAAATACATATATACGTGTTGTGTTGGCCTTCAAACCGTAGTCAGGCAAAAGGACAGCAATGGCGACAAGATGAGCTGTGATGATCGCTTGGGAAACATCGGACGGCTGTGAAGCGTTGACAGGCCGCTTGATGACGCCTGCCGTTGGGAGTTGCAACCTCTCCTAATAGAAAACcattcaattattattattattattattattattattattataaaagagCGTCCAATTTTTAATGAAACATTACGAAACTATATTATTTTGAGCATTTTgtcgaatttttttttctttgatttcaaGATAATTAGATTAATTATTTGGAGCATTATTCTATATTTGTTTTTACTTAAGGATATCTATTTTTGGTAGGACAAAAATAATTTGATCATATATactattcaaaaaaaattaattattaaaaaaattaaaaaatactaaTCATCTTAGAATCATTAAGACATTATTCTAAGATGATTtactattttcatttttttaaatctATGAAAATtagttattaaaattaattatttttaaataacatTGATGATCAGATATTTTCatccaagtaaaaaaaaaaagcctcttttttttggataaaatatataattattttttactaaaaaaataaaaaaaagtaagtATAAATAAGCATGACAAAGTCCTTGTTGTTACTAGATTATTATTCTAGcaacataaaatttaaaaatattttttttattttttgatacaaataaataataaagatgaaattaTTACCGTCTAATCgacttgatataatatttttattaaaactaGATGATGGACCAAATGATAATATTTTGGtcaaatttgatttgatttggataataaatatttaatctgATTTCATTTGTTTGTAATTTCTCGTAACCCAAAATTCAGGTGGGGCTCACAATGGACAACCAACCAATGGGAGGTATTCTTCTGGTGTCTCCTAGTTAGGGTACCAAAATTCAACTGTAGTTGACGTCAACGAGAGGGCAGCATGACATCATCGTATATGTATTCATATATGTTGAATTAAAATTTATAAgggtaaatataaaattaattatatgggTGTGAAAAATTGTGATTGTTGGTATCTCAAAAGAAGGAAGATATTTGTATGATTAAAGGGTGTACATGATGTGACTTTGATGTTTGACATGTTAATATTCGTTCAACATTGGCTATATTCTCTTGCATGAGAATAAGCATATATGCGGTCAAAGAAGGAGAAGGTTTGGAGATGGATAGACAATGCTGACCACATCTCTCCTATCGACTCTATTAATTAATATATACCCCTTTTTtacttgaataatattttataatatcaaTTTATTATTGTATGACATATATAATATTTGCCTCTAATCACAAGTCAACGTGTGATCATATGTGGCAGCACATTATTACGCGGGCCGACTCGGACATGTTGCAGGCTTGCAGGGCCCACTGACGGCCCACGCACGAGTTCTGCGACACTGTTCGGTGGCGATTTTGGTTACGACCACACACGGCGAGCGCAGGATCAACGGTTGGGATCTTTCGCGACCGCTTTATCCGGATCCAATCacgggcgagagagagagagagagagagaagtaagCGTGCGATACCGCCCGGTGATTCGAGGTGGATGAGTTCCACGCTTCGTCTTTGACTGCGGCTGCGACTCGTTCTTGCGAATTCAACAACCTACCTACTCGGGAACAGAATGATCGATTGAGAGGGTGTAGGAGAAGAGCGGGAAGTAATACTGAGGAGGAGGAAAGGGGATGTCGAGGTCGAACGCCTTCGTTGCGGcctcttcctttctccttccCAGCCCCAATCGCAGGACGCTCGCCTTCGTCTTCGTCGGCGCGTTCCTCTGCGTCCTCTCCTACCTCCTCGGCATCTACACTAACTACCGCCCCTCTCTCCCGCCCCAACTTGCCCCTGTCGCCCGCAACCCGGAGGACTGCCACCCGCTCTTGCTCCCATCCCCTTCGTCATCGGATGGCCCTCTCCGCTTCCTCCCCCGCCACGCCGCCGCCAACTTGATCCCTCTGGCCTCCGTCGATCAGCCATCGCCGCCGGTCCCCTTCTGCGCTGCCAACTTCACCCACTACTGCCCCTGCCAGGACCCCGATCGCGAGCGCCGGTTCATCACGGTCGACCTCGTGCACCGCGAGCGCCACTGCCCGGGCCCCGACGACCGCCCGCCCCGCTGCCGCGTTCCGCGGCCGCCAGGGTACCGCGCGCCTCTCCCCTGGCCGGCCAGCCGCGACCGAGCGTGGTTCGCCAACGTGCCTTCCACCAAGCTGAGCGAGGCCAAGAAGGACCAAAACTGGGTCAGGGTGGAGGGGAACTGGCTGGTCTTCCCTGGGGGCGGCACATCCTTCATCAAAGGGGTCAAGTGGTACGTCGCCGAGATGGCCAAGCAGGTTCCGCTGCGGAGCGGGGAGATCCGAACTGTTCTGGATATCGGCTGCGGGGTGGGTAGTAAATCCAATTTTGTTTTGTTCCTCTTTAATTGGATATGGATGTTGCTACGCTAATTGCTTATTGTAGGATATGGTGTTGATAATTTTAGCTAGATCTGGTATCATTACTAGTTTCGGAACCCTTTTTCTTGATAAATTTGCTTATTTTAAAGGGTGGATAAAATGAAAAGGTGGCTGACCTTATATTCTGGGAGGAATGCCAACTTTAAGTAGGAACCGGGAACAAAAAGATATTTTTGTTGTCATCTGTTTACATAACTAGCCCCTTTGTGCTTTTTGCTTTGTTTGTATAGGCAGTAATTCTTTGTTTTGTTCTCTGTATTAATCATTTGATTCATTGTTCATGGTGGCTGGACCATGTGGCTTTTTGATGCTTTTGGGGTTTATCTGTTTGGTTTTCATTTTATGAGCTTGTTATTGATTAAAATTCACAGTGACTGTTTCCTTTGATCTGCTTTGGGTATCATGAGGCCTACATTGATTGCATTGTTGGAAACTTCACACTTTTAGGATGTGATTGATCATCCGGATGCATAGAACAGAAAACTTTTAGCTATGGTGGCACTCCGAGGTGGCTGAGGGATTTTTTTACAAGTTCATTGGCTCTTGCAGGTTGCCAGCTTTGGTGGCCATCTTCTTGACTATGACATTTTGACAATGTCTGTTGCACCTAGAGATATACATGAAGCTCAAGTACAATTTGCCCTTGAACGTGGACTTCCAGCAATGCTTGGTGTGTTAAGTATTCACCGGTTACCATATCCATCAAGGTCTTTCGATATGGCTCACTGTGCAAGGTGTCTTGTTCCCTGGAGTGGTCATGGTAAAAAGTAGTTTCTGAGATTCCATAATATAATCTTCAGAGATTTTTCagtttgtttttttttatattgagcTTAAACATCAGACAATTATTCAATTATTCAGACATAATATAATTCTGTCTGTTTATTTAGTTGCAGATAAGTATCTTTTGTTTATATCAAACACAAAGGGACTCCATAACTTGTGAGATTGGTAGGCGATAAGTGAATCTAAGAAGTCCTCTAGACTATACAGAATATTGAATGAAAAATCAAATCCTTTTATTCATTCACCATTATTTCTAACATGGTTTAAAATACCATCGATtgatatatagtggtttgaccgaTAATTGGTGGTGGACCATGCAACTTAGCATCTCTTGGTATACTGCTATCATTATACTGCATGATATCTCGGTATTGTATCTGCGTGCTAGGTTGTTGAAACCAGCATCAGATCGAAAACAATTCTATAGAAGGAAGAAAATTATGTATATGCGGGTGTATAATGAAATATGTGGGAGAAAATTTGCAAATCTAGATTTTTATAGCAAAGATGTGAGAGtagagaagagaaaagaagaccGAGTTCCATTACAGATAAGAGGTCACAAGGGATGGTGCCCATCCCAGGGGTGCTTACAAGATCCTAGCTTATGTCCtagaaaatttctaatttaatcttCTTGAATATCAAAGGGTAGAATTAGCCTCAGGTCTCTTTGACCCTGCACTATCGAATATGATGAGATGAAATTGAGCTGGACAGAAAGCACCAACATGGGCCTTTATCTGTCGAGGTTGACAATGTGTAGGACCTAAGCCTTGCAGAGGTAGACTGAGTTGAGGAACCTGCCGAAACAAAGAAGGTTATGCGACTATGTTCCAAAACAGTAGTTTGAATTAACTCTGAGGTGAAGAATTACCCAAGGTGGAAATTTTGGGAGAACAAAGCCTTGGAACATAGGAGATTGATCATTCTAATTCTGTTAGCCTTGAGGAGGttcctttttatctttttatagtgTGAAACCCTCATAATGACTcctatgtagatcagtttttacaGCCTCAATTACTAGTTTCTTATCTTTATACACCACCTAATATTGATTCTTTATAATGAATTTTCATGTTTTTCATCCATTTTACTGTTTGTGAATGTTCTGTAAACAATTGTTGTTATTTCTCATGTAGTTACTCCTGATATCATTGTTGCTTTGAAGAAAACATAAATGATGCTAGTAAGGAAATTTGTAAGGAGATTGATGATTTGACATTAAAAATCTTTTTCAGATGGGCTATACTTGTTGGAAATTGACCGCGTTCTTCGACCTGGTGGCTATTGGGTTTTGTCTGGGCCACCCATTAACTGGAAGAACATGTATAAGGGCTGGGCACGGAAACGCAAGGATCTAGAAGCAGAGCAGAAGGCTTTAGAAGATTTAGCCAAACAACTATGTTGGAAGAAGGTTTCAGAAAAAGGTGGCATTGCTGTATGGAGAAAGCCCACTAATCATTTGCACTGTATTAAAAAGTCAAAGATTCTGAATTCTCCACCATTCTGCTCAGGAACTGACCCAGATTCTGCTTGGTAAGTTTTTTCTTGTCCCTTCTtaaagtgctactaagagtatccAAGCTTGAAGTTACATATACTATATGCATTTCTGGGTTTCTATACTGATAACCAGTTCTCATCTCCGGATGACCTAAGTAGCATTTAACCGGTCAATTCTTGGTGCTCCAAATAGGTCTTTCACTTATACAACTTGTTGACATCGCATTTAAACAACTCTAGACATTTGGGACATGCTGCTCTGTATGATTTAAACATACTGAATTAGGAACTATTTCCTCTGAACTGGAATTTGATTGGAGTAATTCTGATCATAGTTTTTGTTTATCAGATATGCCAGTGGGGTGTCCACATAGTTGAACAGTATTCATAGTTACATACTGCAAGATACTGTTGGTACAAAAACAAAAGAGATTTTTACTAATTATTAGGTAGATAACCTGTTTAATTTCTGGGTTCTAGAGGATATTAGGCAGCCAGAAAAAGTTGATAATTTAGGGAGGAGGGATAGATTCTTCACTACTAATCCGAAGTGACCTACAATTTGTCA
Protein-coding regions in this window:
- the LOC135674588 gene encoding probable methyltransferase PMT19, which codes for MSRSNAFVAASSFLLPSPNRRTLAFVFVGAFLCVLSYLLGIYTNYRPSLPPQLAPVARNPEDCHPLLLPSPSSSDGPLRFLPRHAAANLIPLASVDQPSPPVPFCAANFTHYCPCQDPDRERRFITVDLVHRERHCPGPDDRPPRCRVPRPPGYRAPLPWPASRDRAWFANVPSTKLSEAKKDQNWVRVEGNWLVFPGGGTSFIKGVKWYVAEMAKQVPLRSGEIRTVLDIGCGVASFGGHLLDYDILTMSVAPRDIHEAQVQFALERGLPAMLGVLSIHRLPYPSRSFDMAHCARCLVPWSGHDGLYLLEIDRVLRPGGYWVLSGPPINWKNMYKGWARKRKDLEAEQKALEDLAKQLCWKKVSEKGGIAVWRKPTNHLHCIKKSKILNSPPFCSGTDPDSAWYMKMELCISPLPSVEEIEQTAGGNILTWPERLNAAPPRIISKNIDGVIIEAFSHENKLWNERISYYEEYLSNLPRGKYRNIMDMNAGFGGFAAALSKYPVWVMNVIPVDGKNNTLGIVYERGLIGTYMDWCEAFSTYPRTYDLLHANGIFGMYMDKCEIIDILLEMDRILRPEGAVIIRDHVDVIVKAKQAADRLRWQSKIVHSENGPFHPEKLLIVDNSVAVDRNQASRR